A window of the Firmicutes bacterium CAG:345 genome harbors these coding sequences:
- a CDS encoding unknown (no significant homology to UniProt) — protein MKKSILPILAFALVLTACNSNLTSSSSSASSTPVSTASSTSSSSTTSGSSSSSSSSSTTPIPVTESALDLFKTAAEVKNYTFNVVDYGGNSQQFFLEDAFYYQFIGDLKINGFIKDDYGVYTVTVSSTGNVSGGYYYIDDETDEPLQDIYPSLTSLASVSFDEDLYTENNGIYILKDLVGYEARKIFEVIGYDPDSTYSGMNLTDVDEINLQVNENGRPEIHIVFNEKTSGRGTTIAELFDVGTTKLALEIQQALDDGTLYGKHRIDANDVFYDYLGEIKRAKNYTLHVRSEYTKDSWSNYTTDSYFTNNAFYSTSSRDESDLGFVNQSDGVHTLAYDELREEYLVGDKYTYQSETYKDIYEIVSSFSDTSWDPYTFEVRKDGDKYIIDDTEFMYTVFNMLNETMLRFMLLNIEFYKEGDEYNFTLNLREDQKIHFVVTDVGTTTIGNF, from the coding sequence ATGAAAAAAAGTATTTTACCAATTCTTGCTTTTGCCTTGGTTCTTACGGCATGTAATTCAAATCTTACTAGCAGTAGTTCTTCTGCTAGTTCGACTCCTGTTTCTACTGCTAGCTCAACTAGTTCAAGTTCAACTACTTCTGGTTCTAGCAGTAGTTCTTCTTCATCTTCCACAACACCAATTCCAGTTACGGAATCAGCTCTTGATTTATTTAAAACCGCTGCCGAAGTAAAAAATTATACATTCAATGTTGTTGATTACGGTGGTAATAGCCAACAATTCTTTTTGGAAGATGCTTTCTATTATCAATTTATCGGTGATTTAAAAATTAATGGATTTATTAAAGATGATTATGGTGTTTATACAGTGACAGTATCTTCTACTGGTAATGTCAGTGGTGGATATTATTATATCGATGATGAAACAGACGAACCATTACAAGATATCTATCCATCTTTAACCAGTTTAGCAAGTGTCTCTTTTGATGAAGATTTATATACTGAAAATAATGGTATTTATATTCTTAAAGATCTAGTTGGCTATGAGGCTAGAAAGATTTTTGAAGTTATTGGATATGATCCAGATAGTACTTATTCGGGAATGAATTTGACCGATGTTGATGAAATCAATCTTCAAGTTAATGAAAATGGAAGACCAGAAATACATATTGTCTTCAATGAAAAAACAAGTGGACGAGGCACAACTATTGCTGAATTATTTGATGTTGGAACAACAAAATTAGCTTTAGAGATTCAACAGGCATTGGATGATGGAACATTATACGGCAAACATAGAATTGATGCTAATGATGTTTTTTACGATTATCTTGGAGAAATAAAAAGAGCTAAAAACTATACACTTCATGTAAGAAGCGAATACACCAAGGATAGTTGGAGCAATTATACAACTGATTCATATTTTACAAATAATGCTTTCTACAGCACTTCAAGTAGAGATGAATCAGATCTAGGCTTTGTCAATCAAAGCGATGGTGTTCACACTTTAGCTTATGATGAACTCCGTGAAGAATATCTTGTTGGCGATAAATATACTTATCAATCAGAAACTTATAAAGATATTTATGAAATAGTTTCTTCATTTAGCGATACTTCTTGGGATCCATATACATTCGAAGTTCGCAAAGATGGTGATAAATATATCATCGATGATACAGAGTTTATGTATACTGTTTTCAATATGCTCAATGAAACAATGTTGAGATTTATGCTCTTAAATATTGAGTTTTATAAAGAAGGAGATGAATATAATTTCACTTTGAATCTTCGTGAAGATCAAAAGATTCATTTCGTTGTTACTGATGTTGGTACAACAACTATTGGAAATTTTTAA
- a CDS encoding putative uncharacterized protein HCM2.0066c (product inferred by homology to UniProt) has protein sequence MNKKSLVSLLALVSILGLTSCNKENSNTSSSSPSSSSNLVISSTSSSSSSNTSPSSSSSSSTTPVVEVENITVTTDTLSLEVGESVSFGYEVLPNNATDKSVSFSYDDKIISLDEQTLNVVGLKEGKTTIVITSTNGKSASIAVEVKEATTEVAPTAISTDFARTVIGENETLKVDVTFYPADTTLKNLNFRSSDPSCIKVDSANQTITGVAATYKSITITISSTDNTLVNPIRLSLKVTSDENEVKNDKATASLNSARKNEQYAVKSGSIKVSTKYTTTEPVTFRNDYDVYDDHIYNEITTFTGETYKEYHGMDSSRYYEVKYDKDGKVTNSSYNNLVEEGGTTFTSDIVYSDALYQSTLPAFYAHTYSSKYTYGITEYLDSAFFDTIYANYKVDVEVGDDYVYFNYTTSNYTTKTYYRLTINFDGDNYKSVVYDNSTYNYDDLDENYQPVNDQVQAVSFNRFEANVNNAARLEDTREDKVDPAKFYFKDFTLSFYKSTDTERKNPLTTFDRGDTIVYVVESSNPSQANLFIDPIYAMISSNEEVLSVSENHFALNAVGEGEAEIYFRSIFAELKVTLKVNIPAANDIVVSTLPSSMKNTDSQSIFISADPYGALEDFDVTLKEGDEKYARLVQRTSSYYVLYGMEDMDVKEKDVTIIIQSRSNPELRKEITIKIMKALSAKEIQQILIDGDYVGAINEDYYNYTVRCQFTSDYVEGKGYAGVYTIYKPNSRVFSKFDFYYTIANGKLTIVSTEPSTSYVNKLVIEIYTPDCLTLYSSFNDLTDDDGEYTVTYRLTKEVL, from the coding sequence ATGAATAAAAAAAGTTTAGTTTCTCTTTTAGCCCTAGTTTCAATACTAGGGCTTACTTCATGTAATAAAGAGAATTCAAATACAAGTTCTTCAAGTCCTTCATCTTCTTCCAATTTAGTAATTTCTAGTACCTCATCCAGTTCTTCTTCAAATACAAGTCCTTCATCTTCTTCTAGCTCTTCTACAACTCCGGTTGTGGAAGTTGAGAATATCACTGTTACAACTGATACATTGAGTCTTGAAGTTGGTGAAAGTGTCAGTTTTGGCTATGAAGTTTTGCCAAATAATGCCACAGATAAAAGTGTAAGTTTTTCCTATGATGATAAGATTATTTCTTTGGATGAACAAACTCTTAATGTTGTCGGTTTAAAAGAAGGAAAAACAACAATTGTTATTACTTCGACTAATGGCAAAAGCGCTTCTATCGCTGTTGAAGTTAAAGAAGCGACAACCGAAGTTGCACCAACTGCTATTTCTACCGATTTTGCTAGAACTGTCATCGGTGAAAACGAAACATTGAAAGTTGATGTTACTTTCTATCCTGCTGACACAACTTTAAAGAATTTGAACTTTAGAAGCTCTGATCCATCCTGTATTAAAGTAGATAGCGCAAATCAAACCATTACTGGTGTTGCTGCTACCTATAAAAGCATTACTATTACTATTTCTTCTACGGATAATACTTTGGTCAATCCAATTCGTTTATCATTGAAAGTTACCAGCGATGAAAATGAAGTAAAAAATGATAAAGCGACCGCCAGTTTAAATTCTGCTAGAAAAAATGAACAATATGCAGTAAAAAGTGGCTCAATAAAAGTTAGTACTAAGTACACTACAACTGAACCTGTCACATTCCGCAATGATTATGATGTCTATGATGACCATATTTATAATGAAATAACTACATTTACTGGTGAAACTTATAAAGAATATCATGGAATGGATTCCAGCCGTTATTATGAAGTTAAATACGATAAAGATGGCAAGGTAACAAACAGCTCATATAACAATTTAGTTGAAGAAGGCGGCACGACTTTTACTTCCGATATTGTATATTCTGATGCTTTATATCAATCAACTCTTCCTGCTTTTTACGCTCATACTTATTCTTCAAAATATACTTATGGAATAACTGAATATTTGGATTCAGCTTTCTTTGATACTATCTATGCTAATTATAAAGTTGATGTTGAAGTTGGTGACGATTATGTTTATTTCAACTATACTACAAGCAATTATACGACAAAAACTTATTATCGTTTAACTATCAACTTCGATGGCGATAATTATAAGAGTGTAGTTTATGATAATTCAACTTATAACTATGATGATCTTGATGAAAATTATCAACCGGTAAATGATCAAGTTCAGGCTGTTTCCTTTAATAGATTTGAAGCTAATGTCAATAATGCTGCTAGACTTGAAGATACTAGAGAAGATAAAGTTGATCCAGCTAAATTCTATTTCAAGGATTTCACTTTATCTTTCTATAAATCCACAGATACTGAAAGAAAAAATCCTCTTACAACATTTGATAGAGGCGATACAATAGTTTATGTTGTTGAATCTTCTAATCCAAGTCAAGCTAATTTATTTATTGATCCAATCTACGCGATGATCTCTTCAAATGAAGAAGTACTTTCTGTTTCTGAAAACCATTTTGCTTTAAATGCTGTTGGTGAAGGTGAAGCAGAAATTTATTTCCGCAGTATTTTCGCTGAACTTAAAGTTACTTTAAAAGTTAATATTCCTGCTGCAAATGATATTGTTGTCAGCACATTACCATCTTCAATGAAGAATACTGATTCACAATCTATCTTTATTTCTGCAGATCCTTATGGTGCTCTTGAAGATTTCGATGTCACTTTAAAAGAAGGCGATGAAAAATATGCTCGTCTTGTTCAAAGAACTTCTTCCTATTATGTTCTTTATGGAATGGAAGATATGGATGTCAAAGAAAAAGATGTCACAATCATCATTCAATCAAGATCTAATCCTGAACTTCGAAAAGAGATAACTATCAAGATAATGAAGGCATTATCCGCTAAAGAAATTCAACAAATACTTATTGATGGCGATTATGTTGGTGCTATAAATGAAGATTATTATAACTATACTGTCAGATGTCAATTTACTTCTGATTATGTTGAAGGAAAAGGTTATGCTGGTGTTTATACAATTTATAAACCAAATAGCCGTGTTTTCTCTAAATTTGATTTCTATTATACAATAGCTAATGGTAAACTCACCATTGTCAGCACTGAACCAAGTACAAGTTACGTCAATAAATTAGTTATTGAAATATATACACCTGATTGTTTAACTTTATATTCATCATTTAATGATCTAACAGATGATGATGGTGAATATACAGTCACTTACCGTTTGACTAAAGAGGTTTTATAA
- a CDS encoding putative lipoprotein (product inferred by homology to UniProt): MKKQSKRCLLLSTLLLIGLVSCQTNPTSSSTPSSSLTPSTSSSSSTSSSSSTNSTNSSSSSSSSSTTSSSSSSSSSSSSSSSSSSSTPSTPSSSSSTSIIVKQPHAVNFAAEAGSVIHADKVSAVEGEVVTFTIEVTNEKKELVSVTVLAGETSVEVGENEGTYTFVMPDGEVSIQTVLADKIVPYAINVAKDDHVSAVSLKVEGNEVTEAVAGQTVVVELSFEEKYILLDIVANDGALSLTPITEGLSYSFVMPEGVVSLNVTSEKVVETHRVNKVTLSSSLIESFTGVAEGAEVLAGETVNVELKFKSQSSYKIDGAIYVNGELIKLTADENTANLYKGSFVMPDEDAEIVATHLMKQVGVDAENSVQILFEQSDLYTIYGIENGGYYDPQNYSQAGFALIKKKGVLVNKISINEQGSSSAMSIYSSYSYEDIYNVSCYMFSDKGKVVVELKVEAEEVGVKNVTFVNGENAVITGNTEVTPGDKATFTIKGAEGYVFDGVKSVETESGKTLDTWSDDGYTYSSGVLTLKKMPKENIIVTLNLYKAIPVEVEENEFVESCSLALKSISYWGSDTPTESVLPGRTLVVTPVAITGYAIKSVLVNGVAATKGSSGKFEFAVPEDTDATSFKVTFEIQQYHSVTYTEGEGFVLSKLYTTSALEGTLISFDVKENAGYKVTAVKISSSDEALVVSGASSYSFTMPNADVVITVETTTVPTHALTLDLDEKITYKSVTDKYGTEVTDFSNLNEGGEYTLIVRLPNGHAIDKGTLAGADLEFELTSSYWREYKTTFVVGSADSTLKLTLVEQAHNEVEVKLSESSLFTSDMVIKDKDSGDKITDLTKCYVGHNINVDLTLTADAKSTYKLDSNSFKVTNADGEDVAFTVTASGLLQFTMVDSKVTVTVTPTPIPLFGVHLGEGCEYVVLVGNYSGWGYPSDTDTSIFKEDKSFAEGVKITAYLKKTDDVDGSKTYTFKAVAADGTVLKEDAFSYKGDYWSFSMPAQAVTITVTVL; encoded by the coding sequence ATGAAAAAACAAAGTAAACGTTGTTTGTTACTTTCTACTCTTTTGCTTATAGGATTAGTTAGTTGTCAAACAAACCCTACATCATCTTCTACTCCATCTTCTTCTTTAACACCATCTACTTCTTCAAGTTCATCTACTTCTTCAAGTTCTAGTACTAATTCTACTAACTCTTCTAGCAGTAGTAGTTCTTCAAGTACTACTTCTTCCTCATCTTCGAGTTCTAGTTCTTCATCAAGCTCTAGTTCATCCTCTTCTTCTACACCTTCTACTCCATCTTCAAGTTCTTCTACTTCAATTATTGTTAAACAACCTCATGCTGTAAATTTCGCAGCTGAAGCTGGATCAGTTATCCATGCTGATAAAGTTAGTGCAGTTGAAGGTGAAGTTGTCACATTTACTATTGAAGTTACAAATGAAAAGAAAGAATTAGTTTCTGTAACAGTTTTAGCTGGAGAAACTTCCGTCGAAGTTGGCGAAAACGAAGGAACATATACATTTGTTATGCCTGATGGTGAAGTCAGTATTCAAACTGTTCTTGCTGATAAGATAGTTCCATATGCTATTAACGTAGCTAAAGATGATCATGTATCAGCTGTTTCATTGAAAGTTGAAGGAAACGAAGTAACAGAAGCTGTTGCTGGTCAAACTGTTGTCGTTGAATTAAGCTTCGAAGAAAAATATATATTATTAGATATAGTAGCTAATGATGGTGCTTTAAGCTTAACTCCAATCACTGAAGGCTTATCCTATTCATTCGTGATGCCAGAAGGTGTTGTTAGCTTAAATGTTACAAGTGAAAAAGTTGTTGAAACTCATAGAGTAAATAAGGTCACTTTATCATCGTCTTTAATTGAATCCTTTACGGGTGTTGCTGAAGGTGCTGAAGTTCTTGCTGGTGAAACAGTCAATGTTGAACTTAAGTTCAAGAGCCAAAGCAGCTATAAGATTGATGGTGCTATTTATGTCAATGGAGAATTGATTAAATTAACTGCTGATGAAAATACAGCTAATTTATATAAAGGCAGTTTCGTCATGCCTGATGAAGATGCTGAAATTGTCGCAACACACCTTATGAAACAAGTTGGTGTTGATGCTGAAAATTCAGTACAAATATTATTTGAACAATCCGATTTATATACTATTTATGGTATTGAAAATGGTGGTTATTACGATCCACAAAACTATTCTCAAGCTGGTTTTGCCCTTATTAAGAAAAAAGGTGTTTTAGTAAATAAAATCAGTATAAATGAACAGGGTAGCAGCAGCGCAATGTCAATTTATTCATCCTATAGTTACGAAGATATTTATAATGTTTCTTGCTATATGTTCTCTGATAAGGGTAAAGTCGTTGTTGAACTTAAAGTTGAAGCTGAAGAAGTCGGCGTAAAGAATGTCACTTTTGTCAATGGTGAAAATGCTGTTATTACCGGCAATACTGAAGTCACCCCAGGAGATAAGGCAACATTTACTATTAAAGGTGCTGAAGGTTATGTCTTCGATGGTGTTAAAAGTGTTGAAACTGAAAGTGGAAAGACTTTGGATACATGGAGTGATGATGGTTATACTTATTCAAGTGGTGTTTTAACTTTGAAGAAGATGCCAAAAGAAAACATTATCGTCACATTGAACCTCTACAAGGCTATTCCAGTTGAAGTTGAAGAAAATGAATTTGTTGAATCTTGTTCATTAGCTTTAAAATCTATTTCATATTGGGGAAGTGATACACCTACTGAATCTGTTCTTCCTGGCAGAACATTAGTTGTTACACCAGTTGCTATAACCGGTTATGCTATTAAGTCAGTATTAGTCAATGGTGTTGCAGCAACAAAAGGTAGCAGTGGAAAATTTGAATTTGCCGTACCTGAAGATACCGATGCTACATCATTTAAAGTAACATTTGAAATTCAACAATATCATTCTGTAACCTATACCGAAGGTGAAGGCTTTGTCCTTTCTAAACTTTATACAACAAGTGCTCTTGAAGGTACATTGATTTCCTTTGATGTCAAAGAAAATGCTGGATATAAAGTTACTGCTGTTAAAATTTCTTCTTCCGATGAAGCTTTAGTTGTAAGTGGAGCTTCTTCCTATTCATTCACAATGCCAAATGCTGATGTTGTCATCACAGTTGAAACTACTACTGTTCCAACTCATGCTTTAACATTGGATCTTGATGAAAAGATTACTTATAAATCTGTCACTGATAAATATGGTACTGAAGTTACAGATTTTTCCAATTTAAATGAAGGTGGAGAATATACTCTTATAGTTAGACTTCCTAATGGTCATGCAATCGATAAAGGAACTTTAGCCGGTGCTGATCTTGAATTTGAACTTACTTCATCTTATTGGAGAGAATATAAGACAACATTTGTTGTTGGAAGTGCAGATAGTACATTAAAACTTACTTTAGTTGAACAAGCCCATAATGAAGTTGAAGTAAAACTTTCTGAATCTTCTTTATTTACTAGCGATATGGTAATTAAAGATAAAGATTCCGGCGATAAAATTACCGATTTAACAAAGTGCTATGTCGGTCATAATATTAATGTTGATTTAACATTAACTGCCGATGCTAAGAGTACTTATAAGCTTGATTCAAATAGCTTTAAAGTTACCAATGCGGATGGGGAAGATGTCGCCTTCACAGTAACAGCTAGTGGATTATTACAATTCACAATGGTTGATAGCAAAGTTACAGTTACTGTTACACCTACACCTATTCCATTATTTGGAGTACATTTAGGTGAAGGTTGTGAATATGTTGTTCTTGTAGGTAACTATAGTGGTTGGGGCTATCCAAGCGATACAGATACTTCAATATTTAAAGAAGATAAATCATTTGCTGAAGGTGTCAAGATCACTGCATACTTAAAGAAAACAGATGATGTCGATGGCTCTAAAACTTATACATTTAAAGCTGTTGCTGCTGATGGTACAGTTTTAAAAGAAGATGCATTTAGTTATAAAGGTGACTACTGGTCGTTCTCTATGCCAGCTCAAGCCGTTACAATTACAGTTACAGTTTTATAA
- a CDS encoding aBC transporter (product inferred by homology to UniProt): protein MLKRFVSYYKPHLKMFTLDMLASLLISLIAMCYPILTRKVFSTYVPEKDINMIIIFAAILVGLYIIRMFLKYFVQYYGHVIGVKMQAQMRKDMFTHLEKLPYSYYDEHETGKIMSRMTNDLQNVSELAHHGPENFFICGVMIIGSFAYLLTINWILALIIFACVPFMVAISLFTRKRMRNAFTETRKSIAGINASLESSISGIRITKAFANQDIEDKKFDISNKEYVKNRSIAYKAMGIFSSSTNFVMDLFNVACIVGGGIIAITTEAFSTADYTAFVVSVSLFISPLTTLINFVEQYQDGVTGFKRFLDVMDEKVEYEKPNAIKNITLAGNIDFNHVFFNYETKDHILNDVSFSIKKGETIALVGASGGGKTTICHLIPNFYQPTSGTIKIDGINISDISLNALRKNIGFVQQDVFLFTGSIKDNIQYGKPDATDKDIISASKKANIYDFIMSLPNKFDTQIGERGVKLSGGQKQRISIARVFLKNPSILILDEATSALDNATEILIQQALNKLSYGRTTLVVAHRLSTIKNADRILVVEGGKIIEEGTHSVLLSQNGEYAKLYNLQFRNN, encoded by the coding sequence ATGCTTAAACGTTTCGTCTCTTATTATAAACCACATCTCAAGATGTTCACTCTTGATATGTTAGCTTCTCTTTTAATATCTTTAATTGCAATGTGCTATCCAATTTTAACTAGAAAAGTTTTTTCTACTTATGTTCCTGAAAAAGATATTAATATGATAATAATTTTTGCAGCTATTTTAGTTGGCCTATATATAATCAGAATGTTTTTAAAATATTTCGTTCAGTATTATGGACATGTTATTGGTGTTAAAATGCAAGCTCAAATGCGAAAGGATATGTTTACTCATCTGGAGAAACTTCCCTATTCATATTACGATGAACATGAAACTGGAAAAATAATGTCAAGGATGACAAATGATTTGCAAAATGTCAGTGAGCTCGCTCATCATGGCCCTGAAAACTTCTTTATATGCGGTGTCATGATCATCGGTTCTTTTGCCTATTTATTGACTATCAATTGGATTTTAGCTTTGATCATCTTTGCCTGTGTTCCTTTTATGGTTGCAATCTCTTTGTTCACTAGAAAAAGAATGCGCAATGCTTTTACTGAAACACGCAAAAGTATCGCTGGTATCAATGCATCTTTAGAGTCTAGTATATCTGGTATCCGCATTACAAAAGCTTTTGCAAATCAAGATATTGAGGATAAAAAATTTGACATAAGCAATAAAGAATATGTAAAAAATAGATCTATAGCATATAAAGCGATGGGAATATTTTCTTCTTCTACCAATTTTGTCATGGATTTATTCAACGTTGCTTGTATTGTTGGAGGTGGTATAATCGCTATTACTACTGAAGCTTTTTCTACCGCTGATTACACTGCTTTTGTTGTTTCCGTCTCTTTGTTTATTTCTCCTTTGACAACTTTAATCAATTTTGTTGAGCAATATCAAGATGGTGTTACCGGATTTAAAAGATTCCTCGATGTCATGGATGAAAAAGTAGAATATGAAAAACCTAATGCTATAAAAAATATTACATTAGCTGGAAACATTGATTTTAATCATGTATTCTTCAATTATGAAACAAAAGACCATATTTTAAATGATGTTTCATTTTCTATTAAAAAAGGTGAGACCATCGCCCTTGTTGGAGCATCTGGTGGAGGAAAAACAACCATTTGCCATCTTATACCTAATTTTTATCAACCGACTTCAGGCACAATAAAAATCGATGGAATAAATATTTCAGATATTTCTTTAAATGCTCTTCGAAAAAATATCGGTTTTGTTCAGCAAGATGTATTTTTATTCACTGGATCAATTAAAGACAACATTCAATATGGTAAACCTGATGCCACCGATAAAGATATTATTTCCGCCAGTAAAAAAGCCAATATCTATGATTTCATCATGTCACTTCCAAACAAATTCGATACACAAATCGGCGAAAGAGGTGTCAAACTTTCAGGTGGTCAAAAACAAAGAATTTCTATCGCTAGAGTTTTTTTAAAGAATCCTTCTATTCTAATTTTAGATGAAGCAACTTCTGCCTTAGATAATGCAACTGAAATATTGATTCAACAAGCTTTGAACAAATTATCTTATGGCCGCACCACACTTGTTGTTGCTCATCGTCTTTCTACCATAAAAAATGCTGATAGAATACTTGTAGTTGAAGGTGGTAAAATAATAGAAGAAGGAACTCACTCAGTTCTTCTTTCTCAAAATGGCGAATACGCTAAACTCTATAATCTACAATTTCGCAATAATTAA
- a CDS encoding phosphoglycolate phosphatase putative (product inferred by homology to UniProt), which produces MKKAHVLFFDLDGTLLDTVADLGAAVNTILEKYNYPTHELSEYVNFIGQGSMYLIRKASGEKDEEKIKILYKEYLANLLDNLYNRTNSYPYIASALEKFSISGYELFVFTNKPQKAAENLMKYFFKNVKFKAVIGQGEKKFPPKPDPTGLLETLKEYEIDPQDVIYFGDSNYDMLVAKKCNIPYRIGCLYGYQNEELLIEGGATDIIPSGRYFFKIVNKYGFSKSISISILFNLLELFLIGIFIFMALTSSKSNISYILYALAFLTGGYVLVTDALTFTDVHFLEPNLLFCFTSVFISSALYIYLFSNAFFNFSWNAVNIIFFLCSIIFTIIFILSFYALVKNGINDIARAKKRKENLNKSVNKL; this is translated from the coding sequence ATGAAAAAAGCTCACGTTTTATTTTTTGATCTTGATGGAACACTATTAGATACTGTTGCTGATCTTGGTGCAGCTGTTAATACAATCTTGGAAAAATATAATTATCCTACTCATGAACTTTCTGAATATGTCAATTTCATCGGTCAAGGTTCTATGTATCTTATAAGAAAAGCTAGTGGCGAAAAAGACGAAGAGAAAATCAAAATCCTCTATAAAGAATATTTAGCTAATCTTTTGGATAATCTTTATAATAGAACAAATAGCTATCCATATATCGCTTCAGCTTTAGAAAAATTTTCAATATCAGGATATGAATTATTTGTTTTTACCAATAAACCGCAAAAAGCAGCCGAAAATTTGATGAAATATTTTTTTAAAAATGTAAAATTTAAAGCAGTAATTGGCCAAGGAGAAAAAAAGTTTCCACCCAAACCTGATCCAACTGGTCTTCTTGAAACTTTAAAAGAATACGAAATAGATCCTCAAGATGTCATTTATTTTGGGGATTCCAATTATGATATGTTGGTAGCAAAAAAATGTAATATTCCTTATCGAATAGGTTGTCTTTATGGCTATCAAAATGAAGAGTTGCTCATTGAAGGTGGAGCAACAGATATCATTCCTTCCGGTCGCTATTTTTTCAAAATAGTCAATAAATATGGTTTTTCCAAATCAATATCCATATCGATATTATTTAATTTGTTAGAACTATTTCTCATCGGAATTTTCATCTTTATGGCCCTGACTTCTTCAAAATCTAATATTAGTTATATTCTTTATGCTTTGGCTTTTTTAACCGGTGGTTATGTCTTAGTCACAGATGCTTTAACATTTACTGATGTTCATTTTTTAGAACCTAATCTGCTTTTTTGTTTTACATCAGTCTTTATTTCTTCTGCTTTATATATCTACTTATTTTCCAATGCTTTTTTTAATTTCTCTTGGAATGCCGTCAATATTATCTTTTTCCTTTGTTCAATTATCTTCACAATAATTTTTATTCTTTCTTTTTATGCCTTAGTTAAAAATGGTATAAATGATATCGCACGTGCTAAAAAAAGAAAAGAAAACCTCAATAAATCAGTCAACAAGCTTTAA